The Luteibacter flocculans genomic interval CTGGCAGCCGTTCATTCCCGCGCGCGTCTTCGATGACAAGGGCGTGGGCCACTTCGGCTGGCAGGGTGTGCTGACCGGCGCGAGCGTCGTCTTCTTCGCGGTGTTCGGCTACGACACGCTCACCACCGCTGCCGAGGAAGCGCGCGATCCGCAACGCGACCTGCCGCGCGCCGTGCTGCTCTCGTTGGCCGTCGCGATGGTGCTCTACATCGCCGTGTCGCTCGTGCTGACGGGCATCGTGCCGTACGCGAGCCTGAGCGGCGAAGCTTCCGTGTCGGACGCTTTCAACGCCATCGGCCTGCCGTGGCTCAGCAACGTGATTGCCGTCGCCGCCGTGATCGGTGTGATCAGCGTCTTGTTCGCCTTCATGCTCGGTGCGGCGCGCATCTGGTTCGCGCTCTCGCGCGACGGGTTGTTGCCGGCGTGGTTCTCCCGCGTGCATCCGCGCTTCGGCACGCCGGCCCGCCCCACCATGATTCTCGGCATCTTTACCGCGGTCGTCGCGGGCTTGCTGCCGATCGGTGAAGTGGCGGAGCTGGTGAACATCGGCACGCTCAGCGCCTTCATTCTGATCTGCGCGTCCGTGCTCGTGCTGCGCGTGCGCAAGCCGGCACTGGAAAGGAAGTTCCGTACCCCCGCCGTGTGGTTCGTGGCGCCGCTGGGCATCCTGTTCTCGCTGGCGCTGATCTGGGGCCTGCCGTGGATCACCTTCGAGCGCTTCGCAATCTGGATGGGTATCGGCCTCATCGTCTACTTCGCCTACGGCGTGCGGCACAGCAAGCTCAACGGTGACAGCCGTCACTGACTGCCGTTCGCTTCCGTTTTTGCGCCTCCCCTGGGAATAATGCGATTGCCGACGCTCGGTCGGCAGGAACACGTCAAGGAGACGGCAGTGGGGAAGTGGATCTATCTGGGGGCAATCATGCTGGCCGCCGCGCCGGCAGCATTCGCAGCCGACGCGGTGACGGTGCAGAAGCCGGCCACCTTCAACGAAGACGCGGATATTCCTAAGGCCGTGCTCGATGAATGCAAGCTGGAAAACGAGCTGCCCGATGCGGTGGCTGCCAAGGCAAAGGAATCCGGTATCGCTATTACCTTCGCCGACAAGGTCAGCGGAAGCGAAGCGGGGAAGACGTTGCAGATGCAGATCAGCGACGTCGTCGCCGACGGCAACGCCTTCATGGGTCATCACAAGGCGATGACTGTCAGAGGCAAGCTCTACGAGAACGGCGCGGTGATCGGCAGCTTCAAGGATCGGCGCACGTCCATGGGCGGCGCCTTCGGCGGATTCAAGGGCAACTGCGCCGTGCTGGTGCGCACGGCCAAGGCCATTGGCGAAGACATCGGTCAGTGGCTGACCGCGCCAAAGGTGGACGCGAAGCTGGGCGACCTCGAGTAACGTGTCTTTCGATTCGTGGACCGCGGGCCGCCGGGCCCGCGGTCCACGGCCAGCGCATTGAATCCTCGCCCTGCGCGCCTTACTTTCGATCCTTTCCGATCCGAACAAGGTGCGTCATGTCCGATCTCTCCGCGTTTCCGATCACCCGGCGTTGGCCGGCTGCCCACCCGGATCGCATTCAGCTTTATTCGCTGCCAACGCCCAATGGGGTGAAGGTCTCGATCATGCTGGAAGAACTGGGCTTGCCCTATGAGCCGCATCTCGTCGACATCACCAAGAACGAAAGCAAGCTGCCCGAGTTCGAATCGCTCAATCCGAACGGCAAGATTCCCGCGCTGATCGACCCGAGTGGCCCCGACGGGAAGCCGATCGGCTTGTTCGAGTCCGGCGCGATCCTTCTCTATCTTGCCGAGAAAACGGGCCGTTTCCTGCCCTCCGATCCGGCGAAGCGCTGGGCGGCGATCCAGTGGCTGTTCTTCCAGATGGGCGGCATTGGCCCGATGTTCGGCCAGGTGGGGTTCTTCCACAAATTCGCTGGCAAGGAATACGAAGACAAGCGCCCGCTGGAACGTTACGTCGCCGAATCGAAGCGCCTGCTCGGCGTACTGGATCGCCAGCTTGATGGGCGTGACTGGATCATTGGCGACGAGTACACCATCGCTGACATCGCCACGCTCGGCTGGGTCAACAACCTCGTGACCTTCTACGGCGCGCGCGAACTCGTCGGCTTCGACGACTTCCCGAACGTCATCGCCTGGCTGGAACGCGGCATGTCGCGGCCCGGTGTGGAGCGCGGGCTCAAGATCCCGGCGCGCTCCTGACACGCATAGCGGACGGGGAGCCATCGCGGCTCCCCGTATCGCTCAATAGAAACGATATTCCGCGGTGAGGCCGAGAACGCCTATTTGAGCGTTGTGCCCCGTATCGCGAGGGCCGTCGGCCTTGAAGCTGTAGCGGTCGTAGCTCAGCGTCAGGCCCATGTTTTCGTCGTAGTCGTAGCCGAAGCCGACCCCGCCATAGAAGCGGTTGCCGCTCCAGTCGTGGTGAACTCGCGTCGTTGACGCAGGAGTGCTGGTCCCGCCGCTGGAGCCCGTGAAGTCGCCCTTGCTGCGCACATGAGCCAATCCTGCGTGTGCCGTGATCGTCAGATCGTAGGGCAGGTCCCACTTGCCATTGATGCCGGCAAGGAAGGCGTCGACCTTGTTCTTGTCGCGGACGTCGTATGGCTCGCTCAGGCCGCCGTCGCGGGCCTTCCATGTCGTGCTACCGAGATGCGCATAGCCGGCTTCCACGCCCAGCGCGAACGGGCGGGCCACCACCCAGCGGTAACCGCCCAAGACGGTGATGCCCGTGCTGTTCCGGTCTTCGCTTCCGGAAAACGTCGTGCCGCTGACGTCTCGATCTACATTGAAGTGCGACTTCCCGCCTGTGATCGAAATGAAAGGGCTGGTCTGCGTCACGGACGCAGAGTCGGCGGAAGCGGCAAGCGGCGTAAGGAGCGCAGCGCCTGTGGCTGCGGTGAGTGCCAGTAGTTTCATTGAAGTATCCCTGTATCCCTTTGTTCCTGGAGTGGCGTACGCCAATGACGGCGATCAAGGCCGGGCGCGATTATAGGGGCGGCGCTCGTCTCCACCCTAACGCAAAGACGTACGGCATCACGCTTTGAAGGCTCGCCATCCGAAAAGTCTTGCGTGGTGTGGCGAGGGTGGGGCAAGCCACCCGTGACCTCTGGCATAGGGCACCCCGGACCCCGGCGTTTAGGATCGAGAGCTTGCGCGGACCAAAGGGGACCGTGCCGAACCGCTCGCAGGGATGGCCGGGCGCCTTACCGCTTCTCGGAGACCCATCAGTGAAATCCACCCTTCTTGCCTCCGCGCTGTTGGCCGCCCTGGCCGGCGTCGGCGCTTCCGCTGCCGTTCGCGCGGACGACACCCCGAGCGTGCCCGCACCGCAGGACGTCGCCTATAACGGCACGTTGAAGATCGCCGTCGACGCCACCGATCTCGATCACCGCATCTTCCGCGTCAAGGAAACCATTCCCGCACAGCCGGGTCCGCTGACCCTGCTGTTCCCCGAATGGATCCCGGGCCACCATTCGCCGAGTGGTCCGATCGACCAGTTCGCGGGCCTCGTGGTCAAGGCGGGCGGCCAGCGCGTCGAGTGGACCCGCGACGAGTACAACGTCTACGCGTTCCACGTGAACGTCCCGGCTGGCGCCTCGTCGGTAGACGTGGAGTTCCAGACGCTCACGCCGCAGGACTCGCGCCAGGGCCGCATCGTGATGACGCCCGACATCGTCAACGTGCAGTGGAACCAGGTGTCGTTGTACCCGGCCGGCTATCGCGCTGACCGCATCCAGGTCGAAGCGTCGGTGAAGCTGCCC includes:
- a CDS encoding amino acid permease, with the translated sequence MSLAKFLRHKSVEQLQAEVGQRKDFRRVLGLWQLTAIGIGGIIGVGIFVLAGQQAALNAGPAVALSFIIAGFGSACAALCYAEFAGLIPVTGSAYTYGYAVLGEGAAWIIGWDLLLEYALVVAVVAIGWSGYVQVLLASAGVHLPEWAQKSMSADTMKYYWQHALGSLGIGFANPVPAPTDAHRFNVIAAAVSLLVAVLLSVKTEWGARLNTIIVAIKVIGVALVIGVGAFFIDTTHWQPFIPARVFDDKGVGHFGWQGVLTGASVVFFAVFGYDTLTTAAEEARDPQRDLPRAVLLSLAVAMVLYIAVSLVLTGIVPYASLSGEASVSDAFNAIGLPWLSNVIAVAAVIGVISVLFAFMLGAARIWFALSRDGLLPAWFSRVHPRFGTPARPTMILGIFTAVVAGLLPIGEVAELVNIGTLSAFILICASVLVLRVRKPALERKFRTPAVWFVAPLGILFSLALIWGLPWITFERFAIWMGIGLIVYFAYGVRHSKLNGDSRH
- a CDS encoding glutathione S-transferase N-terminal domain-containing protein gives rise to the protein MSDLSAFPITRRWPAAHPDRIQLYSLPTPNGVKVSIMLEELGLPYEPHLVDITKNESKLPEFESLNPNGKIPALIDPSGPDGKPIGLFESGAILLYLAEKTGRFLPSDPAKRWAAIQWLFFQMGGIGPMFGQVGFFHKFAGKEYEDKRPLERYVAESKRLLGVLDRQLDGRDWIIGDEYTIADIATLGWVNNLVTFYGARELVGFDDFPNVIAWLERGMSRPGVERGLKIPARS
- a CDS encoding outer membrane beta-barrel protein is translated as MKLLALTAATGAALLTPLAASADSASVTQTSPFISITGGKSHFNVDRDVSGTTFSGSEDRNSTGITVLGGYRWVVARPFALGVEAGYAHLGSTTWKARDGGLSEPYDVRDKNKVDAFLAGINGKWDLPYDLTITAHAGLAHVRSKGDFTGSSGGTSTPASTTRVHHDWSGNRFYGGVGFGYDYDENMGLTLSYDRYSFKADGPRDTGHNAQIGVLGLTAEYRFY